One Helicoverpa armigera isolate CAAS_96S chromosome 1, ASM3070526v1, whole genome shotgun sequence genomic window carries:
- the LOC110373012 gene encoding lysine-specific demethylase 3A isoform X1 encodes MSDVNIPRKSVRLALRSKKGAVPRKASDEPKRKKQSDSFLQNGPCFEVAPRLAKCRECRWSPAQTDNDMPNILCRFYAFRRLKYAKNRHLAIAGFSDPYKDAEEDDKKLWLSSSAGAAELDIEMSCFLLRVIGDQFCELLQQEKEAESYHLNDDKTIAWKRVVQGVREMCDVCETTLFNFHWTCGKCGFVVCLDCYKSRTSGGETATPPTETNNSSNANNTNGERDSFGWLTCTSGGAHPARRLLLTQIAAGGALHAAAARAHALRSAFALPPCACGTAPPADPETRAAARRLLHRALMNKVKKEEVKEEAAAANGSSPVKSENGKTGSPVVRLFAIPLKREAEDEKSESSSSDSEDGGNFSALRELLVRKAPEGGDTPPKKKQKKSTSDILDDVISSVVDEKKDVDGEVKPFALSNVVTRYDRSGRSREELPIRIMTLTESKLLYPHVPHAWLCDGKLLHLTDPMHPGNYKPFQDQWKRGQPVLVSDVSTILDKDLWSPESFSRDFGKTRVDLVNCASGLVVPNQLGKKFWDGFELVAKRLVDERGAPMVLKLKDWPPGEDFAKVLPARFDDLMRALPLSEYTSRTGKLNLVAQLPECFVRPDLGPKMYTAYGGAGGTTNLHLDVSDAVNVMVHASAPADAAERAREAARAAEEAGVDVLSRRRARVKPPAALWHIYAAKDADKIRDFLVRAELERGARPRPQHNPVHDQTWYLDAALRQRLYREYGVEGYAILQCAGDAVFIPAGAPHQVRNLLDCIKVAEDFVSPENVSRCFELAQQFRRLSRKHSNKEDKLQIKNIVYHAVKHSLCCLEEALAEAK; translated from the exons ATGTCTGATGTAAACATTCCTCGCAAGTCTGTACGACTAGCCCTTCGGTC AAAAAAAGGTGCAGTGCCACGAAAGGCTAGTGATGAACCGAAGAGGAAGAAGCAGTCCGACTCGTTCCTACAAAACGGGCCGTGCTTCGAAGTAGCGCCGCGCCTGGCCAAGTGCCGGGAGTGCCGCTGGTCACCCGCGCAAACAGACAACGACATGCCGAATATCTTGTGCCGGTTCTACGCTTTCCGAAGACTGAAGTACGCCAAAAACAGGCACCTGGCTATCGCCGGCTTCTCGGATCCTTACAAAGACGCCGAAGAG GATGATAAAAAGCTATGGCTGTCATCGTCAGCAGGTGCGGCCGAGTTAGATATCGAGATGAGTTGCTTCCTACTGAGAGTGATTGGAGACCAGTTCTGTGAACTGCTACAACAAGAGAAGGAGGCGGAATCCTATCACCTAAACGATG ATAAGACGATAGCATGGAAACGTGTGGTTCAGGGGGTGAGAGAAATGTGCGATGTCTGTGAAACTACACTATTCAACTTCCACTGGACGTGCGGCAAATGTGGATTCGTCGTGTGCTTAGATTGTtataag tCGCGGACATCAGGCGGCGAAACTGCAACCCCTCCAACTGAGACCAACAACTCGTCAAACGCCAACAACACCAATGGCGAGAGAGATTCCTTTGG TTGGCTGACATGCACATCGGGCGGAGCTCACCCAGCAAGACGGCTTCTGCTGACCCAGATAGCCGCTGGCGGAGCCCTAcacgcggcggcggcgcgggcacATGCCCTGCGCTCGGCCTTCGCCCTCCCGCCCTGCGCCTGCGGGACTGCGCCCCCCGCGGACCCAGAGACACGCGCGGCCGCGAGGCGGTTACTGCATCGAGCGCTTATGAAC AAAGTTAAAAAGGAGGAAGTTAAAGAAGAGGCCGCAGCTGCCAACGGCTCGTCACCGGTCAAATCTGAGAACGGCAAGACTGGTAGCCCAGTCGTCAGGCTTTTCGCCATACCTCTCAAGAGAGAAGCTGAGGACGAGAAGTCCGAGTCCAGTTCATCTGACTCCGAAGATGGAGGGAACTTCTCAGCGTTACGGGAGTTACTCGTCCGAAAGGCGCCAGAGGGCGGTGACACGCCAcctaaaaagaaacaaaagaaaagtacAAGCGACATCCTCGATGACGTCATTTCTAGTGTTGTTGATGAGAAGAAAGATGTAGACGGTGAAGTGAAACCGTTTGCGTTGTCGAATGTAGTGACGCGGTATGATAGGAGTGGGCGGAGTCGTGAGGAGCTGCCCATTCGTATCATGACGCTGACGGAGTCGAAGCTGCTGTACCCCCACGTGCCGCACGCGTGGCTGTGCGACGGCAAGCTGCTGCACCTCACCGACCCCATGCACCCCGGGAACTATAAACCCTTCCAG GACCAGTGGAAACGCGGTCAACCAGTTCTAGTCTCAGACGTATCAACCATTCTCGATAAAGACTTATGGAGTCCAGAGAGTTTCTCTCGGGACTTCGGTAAAACGAGAGTTGATTTGGTCAATTGTGCGTCCGGTTTAGTGGTACCCAATCAGTTGGGCAAGAAATTCTGGGATGGATTCGAATTAGTCGCCAAGAGGTTAGTTGACGAACGCGGGGCTCCAATGGTGCTCAAACTAAAAGACTGGCCACCGGGCGAAGACTTTGCCAAAGTTCTCCCAGCGCGATTCGACGATCTCATGCGTGCGTTACCATTAAGTGAATACACATCTCGCACTGGGAAATTAAATCTAGTTGCGCAATTACCCGAATGTTTCGTCCGTCCTGATCTCGGACCGAAGATGTACACCGCGTATGGAGGAGCGGGCGGTACCACTAATCTTCATTTGGATGTCAGTGACGCTGTCAACGTGATGGTTCACGCCAGCGCTCCGGCAGACGCAGCCGAGAGAGCACGCGAAGCAGCGCGTGCGGCTGAGGAGGCAGGAGTCGACGTGCTGTCGCGTCGCCGAGCACGCGTCAAGCCACCCGCAGCACTTTGGCACATATACGCCGCTAAAGATGCGGATAAAATCCGTGATTTCCTAGTCCGAGCTGAATTAGAACGAGGAGCGCGACCGCGACCTCAACACAACCCCGTACACGACCAAACTTGGTACCTCGACGCTGCGCTTCGCCAACGCCTGTACCGGGAGTACGGAGTGGAGGGCTATGCGATACTGCAGTGCGCCGGAGACGCCGTCTTCATCCCGGCCGGAGCGCCGCATCAAGTGAGAAATCTCCTCGACTGC
- the LOC110373012 gene encoding lysine-specific demethylase 3A-A isoform X2 — MPNILCRFYAFRRLKYAKNRHLAIAGFSDPYKDAEEDDKKLWLSSSAGAAELDIEMSCFLLRVIGDQFCELLQQEKEAESYHLNDDKTIAWKRVVQGVREMCDVCETTLFNFHWTCGKCGFVVCLDCYKSRTSGGETATPPTETNNSSNANNTNGERDSFGWLTCTSGGAHPARRLLLTQIAAGGALHAAAARAHALRSAFALPPCACGTAPPADPETRAAARRLLHRALMNKVKKEEVKEEAAAANGSSPVKSENGKTGSPVVRLFAIPLKREAEDEKSESSSSDSEDGGNFSALRELLVRKAPEGGDTPPKKKQKKSTSDILDDVISSVVDEKKDVDGEVKPFALSNVVTRYDRSGRSREELPIRIMTLTESKLLYPHVPHAWLCDGKLLHLTDPMHPGNYKPFQDQWKRGQPVLVSDVSTILDKDLWSPESFSRDFGKTRVDLVNCASGLVVPNQLGKKFWDGFELVAKRLVDERGAPMVLKLKDWPPGEDFAKVLPARFDDLMRALPLSEYTSRTGKLNLVAQLPECFVRPDLGPKMYTAYGGAGGTTNLHLDVSDAVNVMVHASAPADAAERAREAARAAEEAGVDVLSRRRARVKPPAALWHIYAAKDADKIRDFLVRAELERGARPRPQHNPVHDQTWYLDAALRQRLYREYGVEGYAILQCAGDAVFIPAGAPHQVRNLLDCIKVAEDFVSPENVSRCFELAQQFRRLSRKHSNKEDKLQIKNIVYHAVKHSLCCLEEALAEAK; from the exons ATGCCGAATATCTTGTGCCGGTTCTACGCTTTCCGAAGACTGAAGTACGCCAAAAACAGGCACCTGGCTATCGCCGGCTTCTCGGATCCTTACAAAGACGCCGAAGAG GATGATAAAAAGCTATGGCTGTCATCGTCAGCAGGTGCGGCCGAGTTAGATATCGAGATGAGTTGCTTCCTACTGAGAGTGATTGGAGACCAGTTCTGTGAACTGCTACAACAAGAGAAGGAGGCGGAATCCTATCACCTAAACGATG ATAAGACGATAGCATGGAAACGTGTGGTTCAGGGGGTGAGAGAAATGTGCGATGTCTGTGAAACTACACTATTCAACTTCCACTGGACGTGCGGCAAATGTGGATTCGTCGTGTGCTTAGATTGTtataag tCGCGGACATCAGGCGGCGAAACTGCAACCCCTCCAACTGAGACCAACAACTCGTCAAACGCCAACAACACCAATGGCGAGAGAGATTCCTTTGG TTGGCTGACATGCACATCGGGCGGAGCTCACCCAGCAAGACGGCTTCTGCTGACCCAGATAGCCGCTGGCGGAGCCCTAcacgcggcggcggcgcgggcacATGCCCTGCGCTCGGCCTTCGCCCTCCCGCCCTGCGCCTGCGGGACTGCGCCCCCCGCGGACCCAGAGACACGCGCGGCCGCGAGGCGGTTACTGCATCGAGCGCTTATGAAC AAAGTTAAAAAGGAGGAAGTTAAAGAAGAGGCCGCAGCTGCCAACGGCTCGTCACCGGTCAAATCTGAGAACGGCAAGACTGGTAGCCCAGTCGTCAGGCTTTTCGCCATACCTCTCAAGAGAGAAGCTGAGGACGAGAAGTCCGAGTCCAGTTCATCTGACTCCGAAGATGGAGGGAACTTCTCAGCGTTACGGGAGTTACTCGTCCGAAAGGCGCCAGAGGGCGGTGACACGCCAcctaaaaagaaacaaaagaaaagtacAAGCGACATCCTCGATGACGTCATTTCTAGTGTTGTTGATGAGAAGAAAGATGTAGACGGTGAAGTGAAACCGTTTGCGTTGTCGAATGTAGTGACGCGGTATGATAGGAGTGGGCGGAGTCGTGAGGAGCTGCCCATTCGTATCATGACGCTGACGGAGTCGAAGCTGCTGTACCCCCACGTGCCGCACGCGTGGCTGTGCGACGGCAAGCTGCTGCACCTCACCGACCCCATGCACCCCGGGAACTATAAACCCTTCCAG GACCAGTGGAAACGCGGTCAACCAGTTCTAGTCTCAGACGTATCAACCATTCTCGATAAAGACTTATGGAGTCCAGAGAGTTTCTCTCGGGACTTCGGTAAAACGAGAGTTGATTTGGTCAATTGTGCGTCCGGTTTAGTGGTACCCAATCAGTTGGGCAAGAAATTCTGGGATGGATTCGAATTAGTCGCCAAGAGGTTAGTTGACGAACGCGGGGCTCCAATGGTGCTCAAACTAAAAGACTGGCCACCGGGCGAAGACTTTGCCAAAGTTCTCCCAGCGCGATTCGACGATCTCATGCGTGCGTTACCATTAAGTGAATACACATCTCGCACTGGGAAATTAAATCTAGTTGCGCAATTACCCGAATGTTTCGTCCGTCCTGATCTCGGACCGAAGATGTACACCGCGTATGGAGGAGCGGGCGGTACCACTAATCTTCATTTGGATGTCAGTGACGCTGTCAACGTGATGGTTCACGCCAGCGCTCCGGCAGACGCAGCCGAGAGAGCACGCGAAGCAGCGCGTGCGGCTGAGGAGGCAGGAGTCGACGTGCTGTCGCGTCGCCGAGCACGCGTCAAGCCACCCGCAGCACTTTGGCACATATACGCCGCTAAAGATGCGGATAAAATCCGTGATTTCCTAGTCCGAGCTGAATTAGAACGAGGAGCGCGACCGCGACCTCAACACAACCCCGTACACGACCAAACTTGGTACCTCGACGCTGCGCTTCGCCAACGCCTGTACCGGGAGTACGGAGTGGAGGGCTATGCGATACTGCAGTGCGCCGGAGACGCCGTCTTCATCCCGGCCGGAGCGCCGCATCAAGTGAGAAATCTCCTCGACTGC
- the LOC110372998 gene encoding ATP-binding cassette sub-family F member 2 produces MPSDAKKRAQQKKKEQASSRNKKPVARVTNDENGSATNGTKEERELTAEEALCLKLEEEAKMNSEARSCTGSLAVHPRSRDIKIANFSITFYGSELLQDTLLELNCGRRYGLVGLNGCGKSSLLAVLGRREVTIPAHIDIFHLTREMPASDKTALECVMEVDEERIQLEKLAEELAQCEDDDAQEQLMDVYDRLEDLSADTAEARAANILHGLGFTREMQQKATKDFSGGWRMRIALARALYVKPHLLLLDEPTNHLDLDACVWLEEELKHYKRILVLISHSQDFLNGVCTNIIHMSKRRLKYYTGNYEAFVRTRMELLENQMKQYNWEQDQIAHMKNYIARFGHGSAKLARQAQSKEKTLAKMVAQGLTEKVIDDKILNFYFPSCGKVPPPVIMVQNVSFRYTDTSPWIYKNLEFGIDLDTRLALVGPNGAGKSTLLKLLYGDLVPSTGMIRKNSHLRIGRYHQHLHELLDLDLSPLDYMMKEFPEVREREEMRKIIGRYGLTGRQQVCPMRQLSDGQRCRVVFAWLAWQTPHLLLLDEPTNHLDMETIDALGDAINEFDGGMVLVSHDFRLINQVAEEIWICENGTVTKWQGGILKYKDHLKSKILKENEQNARK; encoded by the exons ATGCCGTCTGACGCAAAGAAAAGGGCTCAACAGAAGAAGAAGGAGCAGGCAAGCAGTAGGAACAAGAAGCCTGTGGCCAGAGTAACAAACGACGAGAATGGGTCGGCTACCAACGGCACTAAGGAAGAGCGAGAGCTTACCGCAGAAG AGGCGCTATGCCTGAAGTTGGAAGAAGAGGCGAAAATGAACTCGGAAGCCAGGTCATGTACCGGTTCCCTGGCTGTGCACCCGAGGTCAAGAGACATCAAGATCGCCAACTTCTCTATCACCTTCTACGGCAGCGAGCTGCTCCAGGATACCCTCCTCGAGTTGAACTGCGGCCGAAGATATGGCCTCGTTGGATTGAATGGATGTG GCAAGTCGTCACTGCTGGCCGTACTGGGTCGGCGCGAGGTGACCATCCCCGCGCACATCGACATCTTCCACCTGACGCGGGAGATGCCCGCCTCCGACAAGACTGCACTCGAGTGCGTCATGGAGGTCGATGAGGAGAGGATCCAGTTGGAGAAGCTGGCTGAGGAGTTGGCTCAGTGCGAGGATGACG ACGCTCAAGAACAGCTTATGGACGTGTACGACCGGCTGGAGGACCTGAGCGCGGACACGGCGGAGGCGCGCGCCGCCAACATCCTGCACGGTCTCGGCTTCACCAGGGAGATGCAGCAGAAGGCCACCAAGGACTTCTCCGGAG GTTGGCGTATGCGTATCGCACTGGCTCGTGCTTTGTACGTGAAGCCCCATCTCTTGCTGCTCGACGAGCCGACCAACCATCTGGATCTCGATGCCTGCGTGTGGCTCGAGGAAGAACTCAAACA CTACAAACGCATCCTGGTCCTGATCTCTCACTCTCAGGACTTCTTGAACGGCGTGTGCACGAATATAATTCACATGAGCAAGCGCCGACTGAAGTACTACACTGGTAACTACGAAGCTTTCGTGCGGACGCGCATGGAGCTGCTCGAGAATCAGATGAAACAGTACAACTGGGAGCAGGACCAGATCGCTCATATGAAG AACTACATAGCCCGGTTCGGTCACGGTTCCGCGAAGCTCGCGCGACAGGCGCAGTCCAAGGAGAAGACTCTCGCCAAGATGGTGGCTCAGGGCTTGACGGAGAAGGTCATTGACGACAAGATCCTTAACTTCTACTTCCCCTCGTGCGGGAAGGTGCCGCCTCCCGTTATCATGGTGCAG AACGTATCGTTCAGATACACCGACACGAGCCCGTGGATCTACAAGAACTTGGAGTTCGGTATCGACCTGGACACGCGGCTGGCGCTGGTCGGGCCCAACGGCGCCGGCAAGTCCACGCTCCTCAAGCTGCTCTACGGAGAT CTTGTCCCCTCGACGGGTATGATCCGCAAGAACTCTCACTTGCGCATCGGGCGTTACCACCAGCACTTACACGAGCTGCTAGACCTCGACCTCTCCCCGCTCGACTACATGATGAAGGAGTTTCCCGAAGTCAGGGAAAGGGAGGAAATGCGCAAAATTATCGGACGGTACGGCCTGACCGGACGGCAGCAAGTCTGCCCGATGCGTCAGCTGTCTGACGGACAGAGATGTCGCGTCGTGTTCGCGTGGCTCGCGTGGCAGACACCACATCTTCTGTTACTGGACGAACCTACCAATCACTTGGATATGGAAACCATTGATGCGCTGGGTGATGCCATCAATGAGTTCGATGGTGGCATGGTGCTGGTTAGCCACGACTTCAGGCTTATTAATCAG GTCGCTGAAGAAATCTGGATATGCGAGAACGGAACAGTCACAAAATGGCAGGGCGGCATCCTGAAATACAAGGACCACCTCAAGTCCAAGATCCTCAAGGAGAATGAGCAGAACGCCCGCAAATAG